In the Thauera sedimentorum genome, one interval contains:
- a CDS encoding hybrid sensor histidine kinase/response regulator has product MQWKSADDSVDGPDVPSTDIRPLVYAVEEGGARRYGSGGPGRLPDDPSTSPPDDAPEDLDGLRRFYRLSPTACLTIGREGVIRRSNPPAARLLATCTDGLAGANFADYLCAEHRTAFAYLLASAFSRGHVDGQELRLAGRADGRERTVLAEVSRGDGSHHCILLLTDMTERRRMGGVLDELEAFSIGVLNSLPWHIAVIDQEGVIRAVNTAWQRFAIESGAEWLALNSIGMSYRQACRLLDSDPSAEQAREAWMGIERVFRGEVERFTLEYSCHAPDRLRWFELTASPLLSARPGVVVAHCDITARKLAELSLDEARQQAERANNAKSRLLAAVSHDLRQPLAALGLYVGLLQQECDGREASLVRSMNDCVASLSALLTDVLDLGRLEAGALKPKVRDVPVNELLDRVVSVNAPEAMLKRLSLRRAHCPAGWTVRTDPVLFARILDNLVSNAVRYTDRGGVLIGCRRAQGRRWLEVWDSGVGIAQESIREIFDEYRQLDNADRTRGSGLGLAIADKLARLLGLRIRVHSVPGKGSMFAVEMPPGRACRSDGDGEPPLRKVRIALTGIDTAASRGVGEALRSYGHQVEAAPDAASLLPPSGNWVPDVVVAACGPQGVADGFDAIGAMRLRFGEQLPAVLLTDGQDGGLQRSLADRGVVVQCTPVAPERLASCIALLTERRTN; this is encoded by the coding sequence ATGCAATGGAAATCCGCTGACGACAGTGTGGATGGGCCCGACGTGCCGTCCACCGACATCCGCCCGCTCGTTTACGCGGTGGAGGAGGGTGGCGCCCGCCGCTACGGAAGTGGCGGACCCGGTCGACTGCCGGATGACCCGAGCACCAGCCCGCCCGACGATGCCCCGGAGGATCTGGACGGCCTGCGGCGCTTCTACCGTCTTTCGCCGACCGCCTGCCTGACCATCGGTCGCGAAGGGGTAATCCGGCGGAGCAATCCGCCCGCCGCCCGCCTGCTCGCCACCTGCACCGACGGGCTCGCGGGCGCGAATTTCGCCGACTACCTGTGCGCCGAACACCGGACCGCCTTCGCCTACCTGCTCGCTTCCGCCTTTTCCCGCGGGCATGTCGATGGCCAGGAACTCCGCCTGGCGGGGCGTGCCGATGGCAGGGAACGGACCGTGCTGGCCGAGGTGTCGCGTGGCGACGGCAGCCACCACTGCATTCTCCTGCTCACCGACATGACCGAGCGCCGGCGGATGGGCGGCGTCCTCGACGAACTCGAGGCCTTCAGCATCGGCGTGCTCAACTCCCTGCCATGGCACATCGCCGTGATCGACCAGGAAGGGGTGATCCGCGCGGTCAATACCGCCTGGCAGCGTTTCGCCATCGAAAGTGGCGCGGAGTGGCTGGCGCTCAATTCGATCGGCATGAGCTACCGGCAGGCCTGCCGCCTGCTCGACAGCGATCCGAGCGCGGAGCAGGCGCGCGAGGCGTGGATGGGCATCGAACGCGTCTTCCGCGGCGAGGTGGAGCGCTTCACCCTCGAGTACAGCTGCCATGCGCCCGACCGTCTGCGCTGGTTCGAGCTGACCGCCTCCCCGCTGCTGTCTGCGCGTCCCGGCGTGGTGGTGGCGCATTGCGACATCACCGCGCGCAAGCTGGCCGAGCTGTCCCTGGACGAGGCCAGGCAGCAGGCCGAGCGGGCGAACAACGCCAAATCGCGCCTGCTGGCGGCGGTCAGCCACGACCTGCGCCAGCCGCTCGCGGCATTGGGGCTCTATGTCGGGCTGCTGCAGCAGGAATGCGACGGGCGCGAGGCCTCGTTGGTGCGCAGCATGAACGATTGCGTGGCCAGCCTGAGCGCCTTGCTCACCGACGTGCTCGACCTCGGCCGGCTGGAGGCCGGGGCGCTCAAACCCAAGGTGCGCGACGTCCCGGTGAATGAGCTGCTCGACAGGGTGGTGTCGGTCAATGCGCCCGAGGCCATGCTCAAGCGCCTGTCGCTACGCCGCGCACACTGTCCCGCCGGGTGGACGGTACGTACCGATCCGGTGCTGTTCGCCCGCATCCTCGACAACCTGGTCTCCAACGCGGTGCGCTACACCGACCGCGGCGGCGTGCTGATCGGCTGCCGGCGGGCCCAGGGGCGTCGATGGCTGGAGGTCTGGGACAGCGGCGTGGGCATCGCGCAGGAGAGCATCCGCGAGATATTCGACGAGTACCGTCAGCTCGACAACGCCGACCGCACGCGCGGCAGCGGCCTGGGACTGGCGATCGCCGACAAGCTGGCACGCCTGCTCGGCCTGCGGATACGGGTGCACTCGGTTCCGGGCAAGGGGTCCATGTTCGCGGTGGAGATGCCGCCCGGGCGGGCATGCCGCAGTGACGGCGACGGCGAGCCGCCGCTGCGCAAGGTGCGCATCGCGCTGACCGGCATCGACACCGCGGCCAGTCGGGGCGTCGGCGAGGCGCTGCGCAGCTATGGGCACCAGGTGGAGGCTGCACCCGATGCCGCGTCCTTGCTGCCGCCGTCCGGCAACTGGGTGCCGGATGTCGTCGTTGCGGCTTGTGGACCACAGGGCGTGGCGGACGGCTTCGATGCCATCGGCGCAATGCGCCTGCGTTTCGGTGAGCAGTTGCCGGCCGTGCTGCTGACCGACGGGCAGGACGGCGGCCTTCAGCGCAGCCTGGCCGACCGCGGGGTGGTCGTGCAATGCACCCCGGTCGCGCCGGAGCGCCTGGCGTCGTGCATCGCCTTGCTGACCGAGCGCCGCACGAACTGA
- a CDS encoding response regulator: MTMRVVLADDHQIFRHALKALLEREGDLQVVGEACNGDELLSVAVREAAELVCIDVAMPGMNGVEATRRLLTLRPDTKVVGLSAFADRQIVLDMLNAGAKGYVTKTEPGEELLRAIRTVVRGRTYLCPEVAEAIKNALCEQSSGNAAGSGRITARERQILQLIAEGHTSGGIAERLHLAVSTVEVHRRNIMRKLDLHSVASLTKFAIRSGLTSATD; encoded by the coding sequence ATGACCATGCGCGTCGTGCTGGCAGACGATCACCAGATATTCCGTCATGCGCTCAAGGCCTTGCTGGAGCGCGAGGGCGATCTGCAAGTCGTCGGCGAGGCATGCAATGGTGACGAACTGCTGAGCGTCGCGGTACGGGAGGCCGCGGAGTTGGTGTGCATCGACGTGGCCATGCCGGGCATGAACGGCGTCGAGGCGACGCGACGCCTGCTGACGCTTCGGCCGGATACCAAGGTGGTGGGTCTGTCGGCCTTTGCCGACCGCCAGATCGTCCTCGACATGCTCAATGCGGGCGCCAAGGGCTACGTCACCAAGACGGAGCCGGGTGAGGAACTGTTGCGCGCCATCCGCACTGTGGTGCGCGGGCGGACCTACCTGTGCCCGGAAGTGGCCGAGGCGATCAAGAATGCCTTGTGCGAACAGTCGTCGGGCAATGCCGCCGGCTCGGGGCGCATCACCGCCCGCGAGCGCCAGATCCTGCAGCTCATCGCCGAGGGGCATACCTCGGGCGGCATCGCCGAGCGCCTGCATCTCGCGGTATCCACCGTGGAGGTCCACCGCCGCAACATCATGCGCAAGCTCGATCTGCACAGCGTGGCGTCACTGACCAAGTTTGCGATCCGCAGCGGGCTCACGTCGGCCACCGACTGA
- a CDS encoding SurA N-terminal domain-containing protein yields MFEAVRNNKRFAQIILAILIVPFAFFGMDAYFSDGPGSTEVATVGGSRISAFEFDEALRDQQDRLRQSMGNQVDRALLDSPELRRAVLDNLINQRVLALHAAENRFVVTQAQLQEAIAEVPAFQDNGQFSMQRYEALLSAQGMTPSSFEARLSQDIRIQQIALAVGDAAFAASESPRRFLAAQLEERQVRELRFSAADYLPKVQLAEDAAQRFYEANPDRFARPARVKAEYLVFDENALLGQVSVSEDELRQVYEGSPERFGVAEERRARHILLELAADAGEDEVQKVRAEAEALVATLKDKPDSFPALARERSSDPGSSSRGGDLGFFGRGVMVKPFEDAVFAAAKDEIVDPVRSEFGYHVIQLTDIKPASLRPFEEVRGEIEAELKSQRAGQRHAELAELFANTVYEQADSLAPAAELLKLEVRSTDWIDRNAVAVGPYTNPDLVAALFSEEALEKRRNTEVVEVGSGTLVAARVVDHQPAQTLPFDEVKDAIVADLRSEEAARLATAAGEAALAAAQKGEAVEGQWGQALKVQRNATVLPQAALRAVFAAPTASLPAHAGVSLGPQAYAVYRIESVERPELAADDPRVSAMSRQYAQLMAERDFSAYLSLLRERYEVVINESAIVPPQQ; encoded by the coding sequence ATGTTCGAGGCTGTACGCAACAACAAACGTTTCGCCCAGATCATTCTGGCGATCCTGATCGTCCCCTTCGCGTTCTTCGGCATGGATGCGTACTTCTCCGACGGCCCCGGCAGCACCGAGGTGGCGACCGTGGGTGGTAGCCGCATCAGCGCGTTCGAATTCGACGAGGCCTTGCGCGACCAGCAGGACCGCCTGCGCCAGTCGATGGGCAACCAGGTCGACCGCGCGCTGCTCGATTCGCCGGAACTGCGCCGCGCGGTGCTCGACAACCTGATCAACCAGCGCGTGCTCGCGCTGCATGCGGCCGAGAACCGCTTCGTGGTCACCCAGGCGCAGCTGCAGGAGGCGATCGCCGAGGTGCCCGCCTTCCAGGACAACGGCCAGTTCTCCATGCAGCGCTACGAGGCGCTGCTGAGTGCCCAGGGCATGACCCCGTCCAGCTTCGAGGCCCGCCTGAGCCAGGACATCCGCATCCAGCAGATTGCGCTTGCGGTGGGCGATGCGGCCTTTGCCGCCAGCGAATCGCCGCGCCGCTTCCTGGCCGCCCAGCTCGAGGAGCGCCAGGTGCGCGAGCTGCGCTTCTCCGCGGCCGACTACCTGCCCAAGGTGCAGCTGGCCGAGGACGCCGCGCAGCGTTTCTACGAGGCCAACCCCGACCGCTTTGCCCGTCCGGCACGCGTCAAGGCGGAGTACCTCGTGTTCGACGAGAACGCGCTGCTCGGCCAGGTCAGCGTGTCCGAGGACGAGCTGCGCCAGGTCTATGAAGGCAGCCCGGAGCGTTTCGGGGTGGCCGAGGAGCGTCGCGCGCGCCACATCCTGCTCGAACTCGCCGCCGATGCCGGCGAGGACGAGGTGCAGAAGGTGCGGGCCGAGGCCGAGGCCCTGGTGGCCACGCTCAAGGACAAGCCGGACAGCTTTCCGGCGCTGGCGCGCGAGCGCTCGTCCGATCCGGGTTCGTCCTCCCGCGGTGGCGATCTCGGCTTCTTCGGCCGTGGCGTGATGGTCAAGCCCTTCGAGGATGCGGTGTTCGCGGCGGCCAAGGACGAGATCGTCGATCCGGTGCGCTCGGAGTTCGGCTATCACGTCATCCAGCTCACCGACATCAAGCCGGCGAGCCTGCGGCCCTTTGAGGAAGTGCGCGGCGAAATCGAGGCCGAGCTCAAGAGCCAGCGGGCTGGACAGCGCCACGCCGAACTGGCCGAACTGTTCGCCAACACCGTCTACGAGCAGGCCGACAGCCTGGCGCCTGCCGCCGAGCTGCTCAAGCTCGAGGTGCGCAGCACCGACTGGATCGACCGCAACGCGGTCGCCGTGGGGCCCTACACCAACCCGGATCTGGTTGCCGCGCTGTTCTCCGAGGAGGCCCTGGAGAAACGCCGCAACACCGAGGTCGTAGAGGTCGGCAGCGGCACTCTGGTGGCCGCCCGGGTGGTGGACCACCAGCCGGCCCAGACGCTGCCCTTCGACGAGGTGAAGGACGCCATCGTCGCGGACCTGCGCAGCGAGGAAGCCGCCCGCCTGGCGACGGCCGCCGGCGAAGCCGCGCTGGCCGCGGCGCAGAAGGGCGAGGCGGTGGAGGGCCAGTGGGGCCAGGCGCTGAAGGTGCAGCGCAACGCCACGGTGCTGCCGCAGGCCGCGCTGCGGGCGGTATTCGCCGCACCTACTGCCAGCCTGCCGGCACATGCCGGCGTCTCGCTGGGTCCGCAGGCTTATGCGGTCTATCGCATCGAGTCGGTCGAACGGCCGGAACTGGCGGCCGACGATCCCCGGGTGAGCGCCATGTCGCGCCAGTACGCACAGCTGATGGCCGAGCGTGATTTCAGCGCCTACCTCAGCCTGCTGCGCGAGCGCTACGAAGTGGTGATCAACGAGTCGGCGATCGTTCCGCCGCAGCAGTAA